Below is a window of Streptomyces genisteinicus DNA.
TGGGGCGAGCCTCTAAAATCATGGCCCCAACGTCGTGCTTTACGGGCAGGTCCACAGGCTGCCCGACTCGCCATCAGCTTACGGGGCCATGATCACTCGCCCCAACGCAGCTCCAGCCCAAAGCCGCTCCGCCGGCCTTGCTGTTCAGCTCGCCGCGCCTTCGGTGAACACCTCCTGCAAGCGATAGCACTCACCCCCAGCAATGTAACCAGGCACAACAACGAAACTCACATCGGAATCAGGATCGCAGTTTGACCAAGCCTGTTGCCTGGTGGCATCGATGGGCATCCCAGCGGTGAACTCGTAGTCCCATACGAACTCAATTCCGCGACTTCTCGCTGTGTCGAGAATTTTTTTGACTTGCAAAGCCGCTTGACCTGCAGTCTGCCATACCTCATCGCCCTTTCGGGCTCGCAATATTCTGCGAGCGCGACCCAGCTCCACCCCTGCAGGGGCCAGATAAGCCGAGCACATTTTCCCCATAATCTGAGCAAGACGCTTCTTTTTGCACCCGTTTCGATGTGTGTGCTGAACTGCCGTATATGAGAGAGCCAGCAGTTTCTGCCCAACGAACGTGCCGATCTCATCAGCGAGTACGCGATGCACTTCATCGGCGGCCCCAGTTAGATCGTCTCTGGTGTAGGCCAGCTGAGCAAGAAGGTCGTGAACCTTCTCACTCAAATCGCTCACCCGCGAATCGAGGTCGGTCAGTCGATGCAAAATCATTTCCAAGATCGCATCATGGCTCACGTTAGCCGAAGCCGAATCGCGCATAGGCTCTTCTCTCCTAGAAGAATGCGGATAATCAAGTCACCGGCGTGAAATCAAGATGGGCAGTAACAAGCTTACCTGTTTTCGCGACAACCGCCATGACCTTGATCTGGACCTCGCCAAAGACAAACGACAACCTGACCGCTCGCTCGCTGCGAGGAAGGTGCATAGCGTCCGAGAGGTCGACCGTAAGGTTGCCGATCAAGTTGCAGCCCGTATCCGTCACGTAAGTTGGATTATTCGATGTAGAGCTGTAAATTTTGAAGGCAACTTCCTTCTGGTCTTCATAAAGCGGATGGAAGGTATGCGTCACCAACTCGTCCACCGGAACACTCTGCCCAACCTGCACGTATCGCGAAAATCGGTTATCGCAACGCCGCTCGCCATCAGGGAGAGTGATCAGGTAGCCCGCAGGGTCAATGCCATCACGGAAAGTACTGGCTGCTTGGCATCCATACGTGTACTTAGTGCGTCGTGACTTAGTCTGCGGATCGTAGGTGTAGTGCACGGCGCCAAGGAGAACAGCAACCTCGGGATTGGGGGGCACCAATACATCGGCCCTCCCCTCCAGGTGCTCCTGCAGCCGTTCTTGCAAGTAGGGTGAATTACCGAAACCCCCAACAAGAATCACTAGCTCTTTGCCTGGGGCATTCCTTCGCTGAACACGCATTTCTTCCAGCTGCTTATCTACAAGCGACAAGATTCCGGGGACTACGGTCTCGAATATACCCCTGGCTTCCTCTGCCGTGACGACCAGAAAGTCAACGATCCCGTCCTGGCTCTTACTCAGTGACTCCCGAGCAGTCCCATCAAGAAGCCGATCAAGGGCCGCTGGAATCGGAAGGTAGATGTCGTCATCGTCTAGCTTCGTGATGCTGACTTTGGCCTTCTCCCAGGAGTCCAGCAGGTCAATCACTGAAGCTGGGGAGTGGGCTCCAATTTGATCGACAACATCGTACGATCCCAGTCGCTTCGCCAAGATGCGCTCAAGAAATGCCTGATTTACATACTCAGACCCGAACTTCCCCCCGCATTCGCGCCCTATCTCTTCCAGTCGGTTCCGTGCGTCGGTTTTATAGGCGGTTATATCGACAGTTCCGCCGCCACAGTCGGCGACGAGAAATCGAGATCCGCGTGTCATCAAAGAGGGGCGACGACCGCTGGTATTAATTGTTCGAACCCCGGACACCCTGGCGTGGTAAGCGGCAGCTTCCGGCTCAATAACTAGTTGAAGGCGCTTTTCATTATCAGGAAATCCGGCAGCTACGGCGGCCTCCCGCATCAACTGCTTCTGGTATTCATCCCAAATCGCGGGAACTGTTAGGCACCAGCGCACTTCATCGCTCGAGTAGCCACTCTTTGAGATTTCCTCCATGGCCGTGGAGTGCATTTTCTGGAGGAAGATGGTGACTAGCTTTTTAGACTTCTCGTGTCCTAGACGTCCGCCTGAAATTTCTTCACTCTCGGGCTTCTCATCTGTCGACAGAGACATCTTGAAGCCGAGATGAAATTCATAGTCGCCCGATTCCCCTCGCGCGGATAGTGCAGCCCATCTGCGCCGAGCCTCATAACCCCACGCCACTAATTCGCCGTCAGGAGACAACAGAAGTGCACTGAGGTTTTTCGGATAGGGAGTTGGGTGATTCGGCCACCGGGTCCGAAACCAGACCTGTCGCCGCTTGGGATCTTTATGACGCTCGTCAATAGTGGTCCAGGCGAAACCTGTACCGTGAGTGCCGAAGTCGATCGCCGCGATAATCCTTTGCTTCTTCATCAGCTCCCCCACCCGAAATTTCGAAGAATAGCCCTGCGTGCGGCAGCCTCCAGAGCCAACCGGGCGCGGTTGGCCTCGTCGGGGAGTCCGAGCGTGTCCAAGACTTCAGCCAGTCGTCGAATTGACTGGGTGGCAGCGTGCGCTGTACCAGATTCCGTCGCAGCTAGAGCCTGAGAAGCCGCAGAAATCGCCTGGGCTCGAAGTCCCACATCAAGGTAAACACTGGCTTGTCCGACGCGCGCGGAGACAATGTCGACTCGGCCCCGTTCCAATGCCACTTCGAATGATGCTGCAAGCCCGGCAGCAATAACTCGTCGCTCAGAATTCAAAGCTACAGGAATCAGGGTATGCAGCCTTGGGATTCTTCCGTACTTGACCAGATGGAACCATTCAGCGATAAGACCAGCCGTGATTGCGGTGGAACCGCCCAGTTCATCTTCAAAAGCAAGGATACTGTCTGAATCGGGAGGGTTTTGTTGATTCACTCCGGGAAGTGGGACCGGCGGAAAGTTAACTTGCACGGAACGCAACTCCGGCGAGTCGACTATATTCCAGGCGCAAAGAGCAGGCCAAACTCTACTACTGGACTGAACCTCCCCGTAGACGAGGATTACAGGAAGATCTCGCAACGCTCTCTGAATGTGGAGAATGTCCACATCTGTACTTATTAGTGGCCGCTTAAGGGCCCCGTCCAATGAAACGAGATCGCTTGACCAGGGAGACTGAAGCCACTTCCTTCTTATGGCGACACGAAAGGAATGCGGCCCGTCAGCAT
It encodes the following:
- a CDS encoding Hsp70 family protein translates to MGELMKKQRIIAAIDFGTHGTGFAWTTIDERHKDPKRRQVWFRTRWPNHPTPYPKNLSALLLSPDGELVAWGYEARRRWAALSARGESGDYEFHLGFKMSLSTDEKPESEEISGGRLGHEKSKKLVTIFLQKMHSTAMEEISKSGYSSDEVRWCLTVPAIWDEYQKQLMREAAVAAGFPDNEKRLQLVIEPEAAAYHARVSGVRTINTSGRRPSLMTRGSRFLVADCGGGTVDITAYKTDARNRLEEIGRECGGKFGSEYVNQAFLERILAKRLGSYDVVDQIGAHSPASVIDLLDSWEKAKVSITKLDDDDIYLPIPAALDRLLDGTARESLSKSQDGIVDFLVVTAEEARGIFETVVPGILSLVDKQLEEMRVQRRNAPGKELVILVGGFGNSPYLQERLQEHLEGRADVLVPPNPEVAVLLGAVHYTYDPQTKSRRTKYTYGCQAASTFRDGIDPAGYLITLPDGERRCDNRFSRYVQVGQSVPVDELVTHTFHPLYEDQKEVAFKIYSSTSNNPTYVTDTGCNLIGNLTVDLSDAMHLPRSERAVRLSFVFGEVQIKVMAVVAKTGKLVTAHLDFTPVT